The genome window GCTGACCGAAATCAAATCTAAAAATAAGAACCGCTCTTTGACACTTGAAAAACCATATAGGGCCATTTGATCTTCTTTATGATAGAGCCAGGTGAAGATCCGAGCTTGATTTCCAACGGCGGGCAGAGACGATATGCTGATTCCTGAGGAGATGATCTGCCACTCCATTCCATGGTTTTCCATACAAATCCAGGAATCCCCTTTTTCAGTGATGACTCCGTTAATACTGTTTATCAAGACAATCCTCCTGAATGGGCATGACATAAAGCGGCAGCCAATGCATCGGCAGCATGATCAGGCCGCGGAACATCCTTAAGCTTTAATAATAGGGCAACCATGGACTGAACCTGATGCTTGTCGGCTCTGCCAGTTCCGACAACGGCTTGTTTTATCTGCAATGGAGTATACTCCCCCACAGTCAGATGATGTTTTGCCATACATAAAATGAGCGCACCCCTGGCTTCAGCAACAGGCATGGCAGAACTAACATTTTTGGCAAAATACAGAGTTTCTATGCCGGCAGTAACAGGATTATACTCTTTGATGACCCGGCCTAATTCCTCATAAAGACAAAGAAGCCGGTCGGTCATGGGTGACTTTGAATCAGTCTTGATCACACCATGAGCCACATACCGGCTTCGCATCCCATCATGAAGGATGATTCCCCAGCCGGCATGAGCCAGGCCAGGATCGATTCCCAGTACGGGAATCATTCTTCCATTTCGAAATCAGCTGGAACTTCCAGATTGCTGGCAACATCCTGTACATCGTCATTGTCTTCCAGGCGGTCAATAAGACGTAAAACCTTAGCGGTATGCTCATTGTCCAAGGTAACAGTATTGTCTGAAACCATGGTAATTTCAGCACTCAGCTGTTCAAAGCCTGCTTCCTGAAGTGCTGTGAGAACCGCCTCAAAATCGGCTGGATCTGTGACAACCTCGATTGTTCCATCTTCATTTGTCACATCTTCAGCACCGGCTTCCAGAGCAATCTCAAAGAGGGCATCAAAATCAATATCTTCTGCACTATAAGCAATAATTCCCTTTCTGGTAAACTGATAGGAAACGGCACCAGTAGTGGCTAATGATCCGCCCCCCTTACTCAGAATGGACCTGACATCGGCGGCTGTTCTATTTTTATTGTCTGTCAGAGTAGAAATAAGAAGTCCTACTCCCCCAGGGGCGTATGCTTCATACTGAAGCTCAATATAATCGACCCCATCCAAATCACCAGTACCCTTTTTAATGGCTTTATCGATATTATCTTTGGGCATATTGGCTGCTTTAGCTTTTAATACGACAGTTCTCAAAGCCGCATTTGTTTCAATGTCACCGCCACCCATCCGGGCTGCCACATTGATTTCCTTGATAATTTTTGTAAAGAGTTTACCCCTTTTTGCATCAAGTGCACCTTTTTTGTGCTTTATGGATGCCCATTTGCTATGTCCTGACATTATATCTCCTTAAAATCCAACGATTAACGGTATTTCTAAATCCAGTAAAAAATAACACAATGAAAATTAGGCTGTCAAGAATCAGCAAGCCTATTCAGATGGCCAGTTCAGAGTAAAAGCACACTTTTGTTTGTCCAGTTCTTCAAAGATAGAAATCAAAATGGAATTGAGCAGATTCATTCCACGCCTGCTGGGGCGCAAGGAAAAACCATCATAGATTAAACAATCAGCCTCTACCCATCTCTTTATAGAATGGGGGAAAAGTTCAGTGATTTCCCATCCAAAAATATTTTTTATCTGCTGTGATGAAACTCCCTCGGAGAGACGGAGTCCCATAAGCAGAGTGTCTTTCAGACAATCCAGAACCTCAATTGTTTCACTTTCCTCATATGAAAAATGGCCTTGAGAATATCCTTGGGCATCAGCCTTTGTTCTGAAACGCTTGATTTTCCCATCTGAATTTTTAAGCATGGAGACAGCCGAGGGTCCAGATCCTAGATAGGGTTCCAGTTTCCAATAACTGCTGTTATGAATACTCTTCTTTCCCTTACGGCAAAAATTGGAAATTTCATAGCGGTCATACCCTTCTCCCTCAAGGATTTTACACCCAGTTTCCCAGGCCAAATCATTATCTTCTTCAAGAAGACCATTTCGACGGGACCATTGATCCTTCAAAACTGTCCCATTTTCAAGTATCAGGCTATACCAGGAAATGTGATCGGGATGCCAGTTCACTGCTTCTTTTAGATCCTGAATTTGATCTTGTTGAGTCATGCCAGGAAGTCCTTGAATAAGATCAATATTCAAATCAAAACATGAAGCATCATGAAGCTGTGTCAAAGCGTTGAGGATCAAACTCCGACTGCTTTGCCTTCCGGCCTTTTTAAGGAAAGCATCCTGAAAGGACTGAACCCCTAAACTGATCCTGGTGATCCCCATGGATTTCCATGCATCAATTCTATCTCGAGTCACATTGGATGGATTACACTCAAGAGTGACTTCACCGGGCAGAACTCCCTTATTCAGTTTTCTCACCTGGGCGAGAAGAAGGGATAATCCCTTAATGCTGACTAATCCGGGAGTACCGCCTCCCAGATATAGAGTCTTAAAACTATCAACATTATAATCGCTTGTAAGTGAATAAATTTGCAGAGGAATCTGCTCTAAAAGCGCATCTTGAATAGAAGAATTGCAGACTGAATAAAAATCACAATAGTCGCACTTTCTTTTACAGAAGGGAATGTGAATGTATAAAGCAGTCTGATAAGGCTTCATAAAAAGGAAAAACCAGAAAGTGGCCAGTATCTGAAAAAGACTTTTCCAATGATTCGGTCTTCTTTCAAGGGGCCCCAAAAAAAGGAATCACTGCCTGAACCTCTATTGTCACTGAGAACCCAATATTCTCCATCTGACAACTCATATTCCTGAATACTTCCATCCAGAGGATATCCTGTTTTCCAGCCCTCTGGTGCTTGAATCGTATTCACCTTATATTTGACCTTTAAAACCTCTTCTTCGGGTGAGAAATATTTTTCACCCGGTATTTTCAGATAGACTTTTTGATCTACGGTCCTTATGGTATCCCCTGGCAGAGCAATGACCCTTTTAACCATCTTATCCGTCTCCCAATTGTAACGAGAATAGGAACTCAATTGAAATTTCTGGAAGGAGAAAAATCTGATCACGGGATTGATAATTTCAATGATCCTTTGATTTTTCCGATAGTAAGGCGGAGAAATAACAAGTAGGTCCCCCCTGGATATATCAGAATTGGCCTTGATCAGAACCCGGCTTTGAGTATCAACGAGGAATCGAGAATAAAGGATGCGGTCTCCCTCGAATAAAAGAGGTTCCATAGAAGAGGAGACGACTTTTAAAGGAGTTGAAACAGAATTGCTGAAAAAAAGGTAGAGAGAAAAGAAAACCACGAGAGAAATGGCCCTTCTCACCCTTTTTGCCGCAATCGCCTTCCGTTCTTTATAGGAGACAGCCTTTCGGGATGAACTGGACAACACTACCGAATAATCCCGGCTCTACCGGCCGGCCAATACTTAAACATGGCACGTCCCAGTACTTTATTCTTAGGAATAGATCCAAAATAGCGGCCATCATTTGAATTATCCCTGTTATCTCCCATAGGAAGAACCCAGCCCGGCGGCACGTAATACCCCGTAACCATTGACTTTCTCCAACGGGCAGAAGCAGCAGTATTATACGGTTGTATTTCAAATTTCTTTTTTTGTCTCCATAAATCCATTTCCAGGGGATCTTTATAATCTATCTGATCTATTTTTGACGCCATATTTCGAAGACTGGCGGGTATAACCAGTCCTTCTTCCTGTAGAGTATAGGCTTCTCCATAGGCTTTGAATACAGGGTATTCAGACGGGTCAATCATCCTCTTGTTACCATAGGATAAACCGGAAATTTTCTTAAAATCTTCTTCATCGAGAAAATGACTCTCCCCCATTGCCTTAATTTGAAGATTCCCCTGGTACTGACGGTAAATATCACCATCCTGGGCTATCTGTCTTTTAATTAGAAAATGAGCTTTAGGGTTGCCGTTTTCATCCTTGTCAATGTCCACCATAGACAGGGTAAGCATATATATGACCCTTTGCATAATATCAAAGACGGGTCCTCTGGAGAGATAAACAGGATTTTCAAAAATAATGACTTCCCCTCTTTGAGGAATTTTGAATCCAGGAACTTTCGCCATTCCAGGCAACAGCTCAGGCCCATATAGAAGTTTATTGACGAAGATACGATCTTTAATGAGAAGTGTATCCTTCATTGAACCTGAAGGAATCTGATAGGCCTGAAAGAGGTACTGATTGATCAGTAAAACAACCATGGCGGCCCAAAGAAAGGCTTCGATCCAATCGAGAATAGGATTCTTTGCCTGCTGCTTTTTCTTTTTCTTATAGATTCTGATTTTTCTATTCGTAAGGATTTTCTCTGTGAATCCCACAAGTTTTATTGAGAATGAATTCATACGTTTTCCTTAAGAGGAAGTTTAAACTGAAAATTACCACAGAAGCCTCTGCGTTGACAAGTCACTACAGTCTTCCTATAATCCTGCTATGAAGAGAATTGAGCTGTCAGAGGACGAACTGAAGGAACAGAAAGTTAGCCTAAAACCAATATTTGGAATCCAACCGGTATCGTATATTAAATATGTGTACCTTAGTCTTGGATTATTGGCGTTATTTCTGATTTTTTTCATGCCTGGACTCATAAAAAATGGTACATATTATCGCTTTTCCTCCACCCCTCAAGGGGCATCGGTTTATGTGGATGATATACGATTAGGAGCCACTCCTGGTCTATATTTCGTTCCCAGAGGCGAGAGAAAAATTGTCATAAAAACCCCTTATCACGAACTGTTTTCACAAGATGTAAATGTAAAAGGACGTGTATGGGGAACTCTCTTCCTCAAAAGAAAGAAAGATTTCAGGGCTGATTTGAATTTCAACCTGACAAGAGAAGCGTTGAACCTAGAACATGAAAATACGGCATCCTGGTTTCAGTCAGACGAGGGTTACAGCTCTCATCCGGTTCCTCCTCTCATGACATCTCTCATAAAAGGATATTATAGAAGCCCACAAAACAGCTCGGAGATCTCTGAATCCGATCTGCTCAACTATCATAGTTCACTTCTTCGCTCAGCCTACCGTTCTCAAGCCTATAAGGAATGGTTGGAAAGTGCAGTTCTTTTATCAACAAAGGGAAAGGTTCTAAACCCTAAGAGCTATTTACAAGTGATTCAGGCAGGAATTGATTTTCTCAAAGAAAATCCTGGAAGCCAAGATATATTCAAAGAGTTCTATCCCCTCGATTCTATAGACCTTCCGGCACAGCAAAAAACACAGAGTCCATTGACGATCGAGGCAAAGTCATTAGTCTACCAACCTCTTCCAGAAGATCCATTGAAGTTCAGATCGGTTGGTACTTTAAACATTGAGACTCTGGACTACGATGTTTATGTCGCAGACAGGGAGATAACAAAGGGCTGGTATTCCCTGTTCCTCGATGACCACCCAGAATGGTCTCTATCGGCACTTCAAACCCTGATTGACAAGGATCTTGTAAACGAAAACTATCTAGAAGACTGGGATGGCTCAGTCGATATGCATGGTTCCAGAGAACCTCTCAGATATGTATCTTATCCTGCTTCCCAGGCCTTCTGTTCATGGCTACAGGATAGTTTCTTCAATACTGATGAAATGATTGTGAGATTGCCTAGTGAGTGGGAATGGGAAATCATTGCAAAAGCCAATGGCCTGGAGAATGGTGATCGTCCCTCTCAGAAAAACTTGGGTCCTTTAGAGGCTGGTTCTTTCCACTCTGGAAAACTAGAGCTTTATGATATGGATGGAAATCTTTGGGAATGGTGTGAAAACGGATTTGGCATGAACGATTCTTTTCTCTATAATACTCAATCAGCTAACACTAAGAGTGAATTTATGTTTCCCGATTTTGCTGTCCGCGGTGGTAGCTGGGCCAATAATCCCGGTCAGGTAGAATTGGAGACAAGAGGATCACAACCAGCCTCATGGTGTACAGCCTATGTTGGTTTTCGTCCCTTGCTGCTTGTTAAAAGGTAAAATAAATGTCAAAGAAAAAGAAAACCCCATCCAATGTGCTGGGAGAGAATAGAAAAGCACGCCATAACTATACGATTTCAGAAAGCATCGAGTGTGGCATTGTCCTGAAGGGCACAGAAGTTAAATCTATAAAAATTGGTAAATTCTCCTTTCCTGATTCATTTTGTGAAATCAGCAATGGCGAGCTTTATATTAAAAACCTTCAGATAACACCCTATGACTTTGGAAACATCAATAACCATCATGTGGATGGCGTTAGAAAATTACTGGCCCATAAAATGGAAATCAACAAACTTGAGCGTAAAATCGTTGAAAAAGGATTTACGCTGATCCCACTCAAATTTTATCTGAAGAATGGCAGAGTCAAGGTGGATGTTGGTGTTTGTAAGGGTAAAAAAATGTATGATAAGCGTGCTACCATCAAAGAGAAAGATATAAAACGAGATACAGAGAGAGTCTTCCGGATAAAATAAAGAGTCATTCAGACCAGGTAAATCCATATTGACTCAGTGGACGAATCTCATTATGATGACTTCACACTAGATTCACGGGGGTGTCAAGGTTTCGACTGTTGGATACCGTTTGTCGGGTTGCAGGTGGAGCGTTATCTCCTTAAACTGTCAAAATTTTTAAGTGCCAAAAAAGAAGACGTTGTTGTCGTTTCTTTCGACAACACAGCACTTACACTCGCAGCTTAATATAAGTTAGCGACGGGCACCTTAGGCGCCGTTCTGAGCTTGAGACTGTCCGCCAGAAATCAGGACTTTACCTTTTCTTCCGTCCGGGGAGGGAGAGGGACAATTTTCCGGAAGTAGGATTTTGCAGGGTTGTTTTCTCCTCTCGTAAAATCCGAATCACCAAGTAGAGACTAAACCTGTAGAGGCCTTGCTTGCGCCCAATAGGACGCGGGTTCGATTCCCGCCACCTCCATTAAAAAGAGATTGTTCAGCTCACGGAACAATCTCTT of Oceanispirochaeta crateris contains these proteins:
- the ruvC gene encoding crossover junction endodeoxyribonuclease RuvC, producing the protein MIPVLGIDPGLAHAGWGIILHDGMRSRYVAHGVIKTDSKSPMTDRLLCLYEELGRVIKEYNPVTAGIETLYFAKNVSSAMPVAEARGALILCMAKHHLTVGEYTPLQIKQAVVGTGRADKHQVQSMVALLLKLKDVPRPDHAADALAAALCHAHSGGLS
- a CDS encoding SUMF1/EgtB/PvdO family nonheme iron enzyme, which translates into the protein MKRIELSEDELKEQKVSLKPIFGIQPVSYIKYVYLSLGLLALFLIFFMPGLIKNGTYYRFSSTPQGASVYVDDIRLGATPGLYFVPRGERKIVIKTPYHELFSQDVNVKGRVWGTLFLKRKKDFRADLNFNLTREALNLEHENTASWFQSDEGYSSHPVPPLMTSLIKGYYRSPQNSSEISESDLLNYHSSLLRSAYRSQAYKEWLESAVLLSTKGKVLNPKSYLQVIQAGIDFLKENPGSQDIFKEFYPLDSIDLPAQQKTQSPLTIEAKSLVYQPLPEDPLKFRSVGTLNIETLDYDVYVADREITKGWYSLFLDDHPEWSLSALQTLIDKDLVNENYLEDWDGSVDMHGSREPLRYVSYPASQAFCSWLQDSFFNTDEMIVRLPSEWEWEIIAKANGLENGDRPSQKNLGPLEAGSFHSGKLELYDMDGNLWEWCENGFGMNDSFLYNTQSANTKSEFMFPDFAVRGGSWANNPGQVELETRGSQPASWCTAYVGFRPLLLVKR
- a CDS encoding YebC/PmpR family DNA-binding transcriptional regulator, whose translation is MSGHSKWASIKHKKGALDAKRGKLFTKIIKEINVAARMGGGDIETNAALRTVVLKAKAANMPKDNIDKAIKKGTGDLDGVDYIELQYEAYAPGGVGLLISTLTDNKNRTAADVRSILSKGGGSLATTGAVSYQFTRKGIIAYSAEDIDFDALFEIALEAGAEDVTNEDGTIEVVTDPADFEAVLTALQEAGFEQLSAEITMVSDNTVTLDNEHTAKVLRLIDRLEDNDDVQDVASNLEVPADFEMEE
- the lepB gene encoding signal peptidase I, translated to MNSFSIKLVGFTEKILTNRKIRIYKKKKKQQAKNPILDWIEAFLWAAMVVLLINQYLFQAYQIPSGSMKDTLLIKDRIFVNKLLYGPELLPGMAKVPGFKIPQRGEVIIFENPVYLSRGPVFDIMQRVIYMLTLSMVDIDKDENGNPKAHFLIKRQIAQDGDIYRQYQGNLQIKAMGESHFLDEEDFKKISGLSYGNKRMIDPSEYPVFKAYGEAYTLQEEGLVIPASLRNMASKIDQIDYKDPLEMDLWRQKKKFEIQPYNTAASARWRKSMVTGYYVPPGWVLPMGDNRDNSNDGRYFGSIPKNKVLGRAMFKYWPAGRAGIIR
- the smpB gene encoding SsrA-binding protein SmpB, whose amino-acid sequence is MSKKKKTPSNVLGENRKARHNYTISESIECGIVLKGTEVKSIKIGKFSFPDSFCEISNGELYIKNLQITPYDFGNINNHHVDGVRKLLAHKMEINKLERKIVEKGFTLIPLKFYLKNGRVKVDVGVCKGKKMYDKRATIKEKDIKRDTERVFRIK
- the hemW gene encoding radical SAM family heme chaperone HemW produces the protein MKPYQTALYIHIPFCKRKCDYCDFYSVCNSSIQDALLEQIPLQIYSLTSDYNVDSFKTLYLGGGTPGLVSIKGLSLLLAQVRKLNKGVLPGEVTLECNPSNVTRDRIDAWKSMGITRISLGVQSFQDAFLKKAGRQSSRSLILNALTQLHDASCFDLNIDLIQGLPGMTQQDQIQDLKEAVNWHPDHISWYSLILENGTVLKDQWSRRNGLLEEDNDLAWETGCKILEGEGYDRYEISNFCRKGKKSIHNSSYWKLEPYLGSGPSAVSMLKNSDGKIKRFRTKADAQGYSQGHFSYEESETIEVLDCLKDTLLMGLRLSEGVSSQQIKNIFGWEITELFPHSIKRWVEADCLIYDGFSLRPSRRGMNLLNSILISIFEELDKQKCAFTLNWPSE
- the lepB gene encoding signal peptidase I — translated: MLSSSSRKAVSYKERKAIAAKRVRRAISLVVFFSLYLFFSNSVSTPLKVVSSSMEPLLFEGDRILYSRFLVDTQSRVLIKANSDISRGDLLVISPPYYRKNQRIIEIINPVIRFFSFQKFQLSSYSRYNWETDKMVKRVIALPGDTIRTVDQKVYLKIPGEKYFSPEEEVLKVKYKVNTIQAPEGWKTGYPLDGSIQEYELSDGEYWVLSDNRGSGSDSFFWGPLKEDRIIGKVFFRYWPLSGFSFL